A single region of the Streptomyces sp. NBC_00236 genome encodes:
- a CDS encoding LCP family glycopolymer transferase — protein sequence MDADVTESAGTPADPDDSAAGGDRTPDNPAAGGDRAPDGSPGAVPGHDDAPGTGPKDGPGGETRSGSGSGPSHGAPSEGSGGPGPTVDIVVKRKRHWVRWTALGASFVVLVAAGAGWWLYKKLDGNIRTDTSAAAELRAYEKERPSSVVHNAQNILLIGSDSRAGDNRKYGRDDGGSQRSDTTILLHLAANRKSATAMSIPRDLMVNIPECHKSDKTVNKPQFAQFNWAFESGGTACTIRTVEKMTGIRIDHHMVVDFSGFKNMVDAVDGVEICLKEPIDDSAAHLKLAAGRQKLNGEQALGYVRARKSIGNGSDTERMDRQQQFLGALVNKVQSNGVLLNPTRLYPVLDAATKALTTDPGLDSLKDLYDLVRGMRNVPTDKVQFLTVPRQPYSANANRDELVQPDADKLFKQLRDDKPVAVVPADQLKDDDGKNDDATDASGPTPTPTYSGNNAATDLCKQ from the coding sequence ATGGACGCAGACGTGACCGAAAGCGCCGGCACGCCGGCCGACCCGGACGACTCGGCCGCGGGCGGGGACCGGACACCCGACAACCCGGCCGCGGGCGGGGATCGGGCGCCGGACGGGTCGCCCGGTGCGGTGCCCGGCCACGACGACGCCCCGGGCACCGGCCCGAAGGACGGCCCGGGCGGCGAGACGCGCAGCGGATCCGGCAGCGGGCCTTCGCACGGAGCGCCGTCGGAGGGCTCCGGCGGACCGGGGCCGACCGTCGACATCGTCGTCAAGCGCAAGCGTCACTGGGTGCGTTGGACCGCGCTGGGCGCCTCGTTCGTGGTGCTCGTCGCCGCGGGCGCCGGCTGGTGGCTGTACAAGAAGCTGGACGGCAACATCCGGACGGACACCTCCGCGGCCGCCGAACTCAGGGCGTACGAGAAGGAGCGCCCCTCCTCCGTCGTCCACAACGCGCAGAACATCCTGCTCATCGGCTCGGACAGCCGCGCCGGGGACAACCGCAAGTACGGACGCGACGACGGCGGCAGCCAGCGTTCGGACACCACGATCCTGTTGCACCTGGCCGCGAACCGGAAGAGCGCCACGGCCATGTCCATCCCGCGCGACCTGATGGTGAACATCCCGGAGTGCCACAAGTCGGACAAAACTGTCAACAAGCCGCAGTTCGCACAGTTCAACTGGGCCTTCGAGTCCGGCGGAACCGCCTGCACCATCCGCACGGTCGAGAAGATGACCGGCATCCGCATCGACCATCACATGGTCGTGGACTTCAGCGGCTTCAAGAACATGGTCGACGCGGTGGACGGGGTCGAGATCTGCCTCAAGGAGCCGATCGACGACAGCGCCGCCCACCTCAAGCTCGCGGCGGGCCGCCAGAAGCTCAACGGCGAGCAGGCACTGGGGTACGTACGGGCCCGCAAGTCCATCGGCAACGGCAGCGACACCGAACGGATGGACCGCCAGCAGCAGTTCCTGGGCGCCCTGGTGAACAAGGTGCAGAGCAACGGGGTCCTGCTCAACCCCACCCGGCTCTACCCGGTGCTGGACGCGGCCACCAAGGCGCTGACCACCGACCCGGGCCTGGACAGCCTCAAGGACCTCTACGACCTGGTACGCGGCATGCGCAACGTACCGACGGACAAGGTGCAGTTCCTGACCGTCCCCCGGCAGCCGTACTCCGCCAACGCAAACCGGGACGAACTGGTGCAGCCCGATGCGGACAAGCTCTTCAAGCAACTGCGCGACGACAAGCCCGTCGCCGTCGTGCCCGCAGATCAGCTGAAGGATGACGACGGAAAAAATGATGACGCCACCGACGCCTCCGGACCGACCCCCACACCCACCTACTCGGGAAACAATGCGGCAACGGACCTGTGCAAGCAGTAA
- a CDS encoding TIGR03089 family protein: MNASDRTPADLLRSALAADPARPMVTFYDDATGERVELSVATFANWVAKTANLLQGDLAAEPGDRLALLLPAHWQSAVWLLACASVGVVADVQGDPAAADLVVSGPDSLDAARACRGERIALALRPLGGRFPQAPEGFADYAVEVPGQGDRFAPFAPVDPDGPALTVGGVGFTGAELVARAREDGAALGLGAGSRLLSGRTYDTWDGLSAGLFAPLATGGSVVLCRHLGQLGEDGLAQRVESERVTLSV; the protein is encoded by the coding sequence ATGAACGCCAGCGACCGCACCCCTGCCGACCTGCTGCGTTCCGCGCTTGCCGCGGACCCGGCCCGCCCCATGGTCACTTTCTACGACGACGCCACCGGAGAGCGCGTCGAACTGTCGGTGGCCACCTTCGCCAATTGGGTGGCCAAGACGGCGAACCTGTTGCAGGGCGACCTCGCCGCCGAGCCCGGCGACCGGCTCGCGCTGCTGCTGCCCGCGCACTGGCAGTCCGCGGTCTGGCTGCTGGCCTGTGCCTCGGTCGGCGTGGTCGCCGATGTCCAGGGAGATCCCGCCGCCGCCGATCTCGTCGTCTCCGGGCCGGACAGCCTGGACGCCGCGCGGGCCTGCCGCGGCGAGCGGATCGCGCTGGCACTGCGCCCGCTGGGCGGGAGGTTCCCACAGGCTCCCGAGGGCTTCGCGGACTACGCCGTCGAGGTGCCGGGCCAGGGCGACCGGTTCGCCCCGTTCGCGCCCGTCGACCCGGACGGACCGGCGCTGACCGTGGGCGGCGTGGGGTTCACCGGGGCGGAGCTGGTCGCGCGGGCTCGCGAGGACGGTGCGGCGCTGGGCCTGGGCGCCGGATCGCGGCTGCTGTCGGGGCGTACGTACGACACCTGGGACGGTCTCAGCGCGGGGCTCTTCGCACCGCTCGCCACCGGGGGTTCCGTGGTCCTGTGCCGGCACCTCGGGCAACTGGGCGAGGACGGGCTGGCGCAGCGCGTCGAGAGCGAGCGGGTCACGCTGAGCGTGTGA
- a CDS encoding LCP family protein yields the protein MDAQGRGRAEEIDPADQWVLNPDTGDYELRLNNSGGDSARASGVSAPRSSGRRGAPREGGGEGSRRGPEVPRQGGRRSSSGPRGQEAAASAEKNAGRRKRKAPKARRKKALLWTGGVMAFLLVAVSAGGYWLYQHFNGNLSSVDIGDRGNKDVVTANAPLNILVIGTDKRTGEGNEGYGDKGSAGHADTNILFHVSKDRTNATAVSIPRDLMTDIPDCKTKQADGSEKTIPGTQNVRFNTSLGQDGRDPGCTMDTVKQLTGLSVDHFMMVDFNAVKTLSTAVGGVDICLAHAVKDDKSHLDLPAGPNTVQGEDALAFVRTRHAYTNGSDLDRIKGQQQFIGSMIKEMKSNDTLTSPKKLFKLADAATKALTVDSAIDSVPKLTTLAKELTKIDTKNITFVTLPVIDNPAEPTPITVVVDPVKAPQLLSMMQEDTSLTEVAAQKKAAKSKQDALLKGTKAAAADVRVDVYNGGEIAGAAQQTVTWLQNDKGVLKSTNKANAPAKAAKTTLEYAPNQADQARALAEMMGLPATAMKPGTKDAVGLQAMVLTLGADFKGAGTPITGPTKIDIPKSSADKQVCAK from the coding sequence GTGGATGCACAAGGCCGTGGGCGGGCGGAAGAAATCGATCCCGCAGACCAATGGGTTCTCAACCCGGACACCGGCGACTACGAACTGCGACTGAACAATTCCGGAGGGGATTCAGCCAGGGCGTCAGGAGTTTCGGCTCCGCGGAGTTCCGGGCGCAGAGGTGCTCCCCGTGAAGGCGGCGGCGAGGGTTCGCGCCGCGGCCCCGAGGTGCCCCGGCAGGGTGGCCGACGTTCGTCCTCCGGCCCTCGTGGCCAGGAGGCCGCCGCTTCCGCCGAGAAGAACGCGGGCCGGCGCAAGCGCAAGGCCCCCAAGGCCCGCCGCAAGAAGGCGCTGCTCTGGACGGGCGGCGTGATGGCCTTCCTGCTCGTCGCGGTCTCGGCCGGCGGGTACTGGCTGTACCAGCACTTCAACGGCAACCTGAGCTCCGTGGACATCGGTGACCGCGGCAACAAGGACGTCGTGACCGCCAACGCACCCCTCAACATATTGGTCATCGGTACCGACAAACGGACCGGCGAGGGCAACGAGGGTTACGGCGACAAGGGCAGTGCCGGGCACGCGGACACGAACATCCTGTTCCACGTCTCCAAGGACCGCACCAACGCCACCGCGGTGAGCATCCCCCGCGACCTCATGACCGACATTCCGGACTGCAAGACCAAGCAGGCGGACGGTTCCGAGAAGACCATCCCGGGCACCCAGAACGTACGGTTCAACACCAGCCTCGGCCAGGACGGCCGGGACCCGGGCTGCACGATGGACACCGTCAAGCAGCTCACCGGCCTGTCGGTCGACCACTTCATGATGGTCGACTTCAACGCGGTCAAGACCCTCTCCACCGCGGTCGGCGGCGTCGACATCTGCCTGGCCCACGCGGTCAAGGACGACAAGTCGCACCTCGACCTGCCGGCAGGCCCGAACACCGTGCAGGGCGAGGACGCTCTGGCGTTCGTACGGACCCGGCACGCGTACACCAACGGGAGCGACCTCGACCGGATCAAGGGCCAGCAGCAGTTCATCGGCTCGATGATCAAGGAGATGAAGTCGAACGACACGCTGACGAGCCCGAAGAAGCTGTTCAAGCTGGCGGACGCGGCGACCAAGGCGCTGACGGTCGACTCCGCCATCGACTCGGTTCCGAAGCTGACCACGCTCGCCAAGGAACTCACCAAGATCGACACGAAGAACATCACGTTCGTCACGCTGCCGGTGATCGACAACCCGGCGGAGCCCACCCCGATCACGGTGGTCGTGGACCCGGTGAAGGCGCCCCAGCTGCTGTCGATGATGCAGGAGGACACCTCGCTGACCGAGGTGGCCGCGCAGAAGAAGGCCGCCAAGAGCAAGCAGGACGCGCTGCTCAAGGGGACGAAGGCGGCAGCGGCCGATGTGCGTGTCGACGTCTACAACGGCGGTGAGATCGCCGGCGCCGCCCAGCAGACCGTGACCTGGCTCCAGAACGACAAGGGCGTCCTGAAGTCCACGAACAAGGCCAACGCCCCGGCGAAGGCCGCCAAGACGACGCTCGAGTACGCGCCGAACCAGGCTGACCAGGCCCGGGCGCTCGCCGAGATGATGGGGCTTCCCGCGACGGCGATGAAGCCGGGCACCAAGGACGCCGTCGGACTGCAGGCGATGGTGCTGACGCTGGGGGCGGACTTCAAGGGCGCGGGCACCCCCATCACCGGGCCGACGAAGATCGACATTCCGAAGTCCAGCGCCGACAAGCAAGTGTGCGCCAAGTGA
- a CDS encoding LCP family protein, whose product MPGEGTRPRAPRARELGWDDDLHEGGGQEPRAADSAAGSGGRASHRRGKSPKRGAKKSRKRRVFRWIAITLAVLILGTATAGYLYYQHLNSNIRSSSRSGGESGVKQAAPNAMGQTPLNILLIGSDSRDSAENVKLGGSRDTAGDKPRGDVQMLLHISADRKNSSLVSIPRDTIVEIPECKDSETGQEYTATDDKPINESLQRGGPGCTLTTWEKLTGVYIDHWVMLDFAGVVAMADVIGGVEVCVNTGVWDRPTRMVKGGSGLKLPAGKNTVKGEQALQWLRTRHAFGNDQNRARAQHMYMNSMLRTLKKQNAWSNPGRLMDLAETATKALQVSDEIKTVKKLYDLAMQLKSVPINRITMTTIPTAEWSQDKNRLVPVEKSADRMWQMLREDVAFDKNGKPKAKASASATPAGPPAAEPGTLGLTVVNGTGGSDQAPKDGRATEVAQILNGKGFALAEASRTADPSKETAVRYAKEDGDQGRSDAASVAKALGLPTTAVMADTEVGGLTLVVGADWRDGTVYKAPKATEAGDLPDGADDLNAADEGKCMDVYSVYRWDGDKS is encoded by the coding sequence ATGCCTGGGGAGGGGACGCGACCACGCGCTCCGCGCGCCCGTGAACTGGGGTGGGACGACGACCTCCACGAAGGAGGCGGCCAGGAACCGCGCGCAGCCGACAGCGCCGCGGGCAGCGGGGGCCGTGCGAGCCACCGGCGCGGCAAGTCACCCAAGCGGGGGGCCAAGAAGTCCCGCAAGCGCCGGGTGTTCCGCTGGATAGCGATCACGCTGGCCGTGCTGATACTCGGGACGGCCACCGCCGGATACCTCTACTACCAGCACCTCAACAGCAACATCCGCAGCAGCAGCCGCAGTGGCGGCGAGAGCGGCGTGAAGCAGGCCGCTCCCAACGCGATGGGGCAGACCCCGCTCAACATCCTTCTGATCGGTTCCGACAGCCGCGACTCCGCGGAGAACGTCAAGCTCGGCGGCAGTCGCGACACCGCCGGTGACAAGCCGCGTGGCGATGTCCAGATGCTGCTGCACATCTCGGCGGACCGGAAGAATTCCTCGCTGGTCAGCATCCCGCGCGACACGATCGTCGAGATCCCCGAGTGCAAGGACTCCGAGACGGGCCAGGAGTACACCGCGACGGACGACAAACCCATCAACGAGTCGCTTCAGCGGGGTGGTCCGGGCTGCACGCTGACCACCTGGGAGAAGCTCACCGGCGTCTATATCGACCACTGGGTGATGCTCGACTTCGCCGGCGTGGTGGCGATGGCGGACGTGATCGGCGGCGTCGAGGTCTGTGTGAATACCGGTGTGTGGGACAGGCCGACCCGGATGGTCAAGGGTGGCTCGGGCCTCAAGCTGCCGGCCGGGAAGAACACGGTGAAGGGCGAGCAGGCGCTGCAGTGGCTGCGCACCCGGCACGCGTTCGGCAACGACCAGAACCGGGCCCGGGCCCAGCACATGTACATGAACTCGATGCTGCGCACGCTCAAGAAGCAGAACGCGTGGTCGAACCCGGGCCGGCTCATGGACCTTGCGGAGACGGCCACCAAGGCCCTCCAGGTCTCGGACGAGATCAAGACGGTCAAGAAGCTCTACGACTTGGCGATGCAGCTCAAGAGCGTGCCGATCAACCGCATCACCATGACGACGATCCCGACGGCCGAATGGTCCCAGGACAAGAACCGACTCGTCCCCGTCGAGAAGTCCGCCGACAGGATGTGGCAGATGCTCCGCGAAGACGTCGCCTTCGACAAGAACGGCAAGCCGAAGGCCAAGGCCTCGGCATCCGCGACACCTGCCGGGCCGCCCGCGGCGGAGCCGGGCACGCTCGGCCTCACCGTGGTCAACGGCACGGGTGGTTCGGACCAGGCCCCCAAGGACGGCCGGGCCACCGAGGTGGCCCAGATCCTGAACGGCAAGGGTTTCGCGCTGGCCGAGGCCTCACGGACCGCGGACCCGTCGAAGGAGACGGCCGTGCGGTACGCGAAGGAGGACGGCGATCAGGGCAGGTCCGACGCGGCGTCCGTGGCCAAGGCACTGGGGCTGCCGACGACGGCCGTCATGGCCGACACCGAGGTCGGCGGGCTGACCCTCGTGGTCGGGGCGGACTGGCGCGACGGGACCGTGTACAAAGCTCCGAAGGCGACGGAGGCGGGTGACCTCCCGGACGGCGCCGATGATCTGAACGCCGCCGACGAGGGCAAGTGCATGGACGTCTACTCCGTCTACAGGTGGGACGGCGACAAGAGCTGA